A DNA window from Deltaproteobacteria bacterium contains the following coding sequences:
- a CDS encoding cysteine desulfurase NifS: LIVALDMVGIAASTGSACTSGSTEPSYVLTGMRVDPVDAQGSLRFSLGYGNSDEDVDYALEKIPEIVTKLRNLSPIYKAKAQ; encoded by the coding sequence CTCATCGTAGCTCTCGACATGGTGGGCATAGCCGCCTCAACGGGCTCTGCCTGCACCTCCGGTTCAACCGAACCCTCGTACGTCCTGACCGGGATGCGGGTGGACCCCGTAGATGCCCAGGGGTCACTCAGGTTCAGCCTCGGATACGGAAACTCGGACGAGGACGTGGACTACGCGCTGGAAAAGATCCCCGAGATCGTAACGAAACTGAGGAACCTCTCCCCCATATATAAAGCGAAAGCGCAATAA